TCAGGATACTGTTTCACCCGGTCTAGCATTTCTGCGTAAAACTGATCAGGCTGCGCGACATTTTCCATATACGGCATGGCCATGATGGCAGTAAAGTCGTAGTTCTTAAGGGATTCTTCCAAGGATTGCGAGTACCAGTTCTCCGCATAGGGCTTAAGTGCTACTTGTGCATAGAGATTACGGGCAGTCATTAAAAATGGCTGATAACGTCGTACTTCAGTCACCAGACTTTTCGCAAAATTATCCAGATAACTGGTTTTAAATGCCGTCCATTTCTGTAATTGCTGGTCATCCTGTCGCACTTTTACAAAATCAGTCGACATGCCGTTTTGTGCATACACCGTTTTCGCAATCGGGCTGACGTCCTCATAGTCTGACAAGGTCATGTCATCGTGGAACAGCAAGCCGTTGAATGGGGTAGATTTCGCGAGATCCTGATAAATCTCTGTGACCACACGGCGCACTCGTGGTGAAAATGGGCTGACACGCAAATAACCCATATTCAAACGGTCTTGCTGTGGTCCCTGCTCAGTTTCAACCCGATCCTGTGCAGCAGGCTCATTTTTAGGAAATTCCCAGGCCATAATCGGCATCCAGGCATAGACGCGGCGGACTGCTGTACGCGTCTGAATAGACCAGGCCACATGATTGAACAAGTCAGCACGTAACGGAATATGACGATTCGGGAAATACACCAGATCTGCCGAGCCATTACCATCCGGATCCGAAAATGCCTGCAAATAGACGGTATTGACCTTCATGGCATTAATGCGGTCGAGTAACACACCCAAATTTCGTTCTTGCTGTGCCGGATCTTTGTCATAGATATAATCCAGATCAACATGCATGATTTTCTGTGGTCGGTTGTTATCCGTCTGATTCAACTGGCGGCTTTGAATTTCAGTTTGTAGCGCCTTGGCATCCATATCCCGATCGACCAGCACACGGGTTAAAGCACCGAGTGAACTCTGCACATGGTTGATCCCATCATCCAGCGTCATGGTAATAGGCATGCCTAATTGAGCTGCAGTTTTCACCACAAAGCTATTATAACGGCCATACGGCCACACCATAACCCGTGGGCTTTTTAAGCCATGTTGACGCAGTAACTGATTATTGGTTTTTAGGTCTTTGAAAATCCGCTGGTTATATTGCGCATCACTCTCATAACTATGGGTATGATCATGATAGGCATGGACGATGGCCGCGGCTTCTGAATCATGTTGTGGATTGGCGTTAATGCCTTTATGCAGATCATAACTATGGCTCGCGACCTCAATCAGCCCGGAATCCTGCATGGTCTTCATTTCCTGCCAGGACAAGAACTTGTCACGTGCTTGTTGCTCTCCCGCAAAATCAACGGGCTGGGTGTCTTTCGGTTCAACCCATTTACCGACTACAGCAATCACGGCGGGAATTTTCATACTTTTCAGCACTGGAAAAGCATTTTTATAAAATGTTTTGTAACCATCATCAAAGGTAAGCATCACCGCGTGTTCGGGTAATGGCTGTTTTCCTTTATGTGCTGCCAGTACCTGATCGACACTAACAAAATGATAGCCATGTTGTTTCAGTGTATTGAGGTGCTGCGTAAGTTGCTCCACCGAAACGGCATAGCTCGGAATGAGTGGTCGATCTGCATGACTCACCACTTCATGATAACTGATGACAATCAACTGGTCGGAAGTGCTAGATGGTTTTTGTGGGGTAGTCTGTGCATTGGCACCGAAGGCAAAGCATGTAATACCCAGGGCAAGCATTGTTTTTTTAAGCAAGGGGAAATTCATAGATCGTACTCGCTCACAACGAGCCTATTATCGATTACCAAGGAAGCCATTTAAATCCGCCAATCTTAAGCGAATCTTAAAAAGTGTGAGGGATATCTCAAAAATAATTGAGAAAAACTGATACAAAGCAAATGAGTTATTATTCTTTAATTTTTAATCGCTTAAATAGTTAAATAATGAATAAACATTCATGAAATGATCAAAAAATAAGACTCCCCTCTTTTTTAAATAGATTAAAAAATCACGATCAGATAATAAGGAATTGAAGATGCAAATGAGTTCATCACTTGAGCATTCAGGTTTATCCCATACAAGAATCTATATCCGTGTCTTTCGTTACCTTTTCGCCACAGTTTGGACAGTACTGATAAGAAAAATTTTTCAATTTTTGATTCGATTCAATTAAATGCTCACGCATCAAATGCACAATGATTTCATGGGTTTGATGATAAGGTAAACCAATTTGCCGACGGATCTGTTCAATCGTGGCCTGATCGCGCACCAAGTCTACCTTCTGGCTTAACAAGGCTTCCCTGAATTGTTGTTCTAATAATTGATTCCTTAAATTCAGCTCATTTGCCAGACCAGTCGCCAAAATACCTGCCGGCAAAGCGGCAATCCCCACCCCCAAAATAGTAATGATAGCACCGAGTATTTTACCTAGATCGGTGACTGGAGTTACATCACCATAACCGACCGTTGTAAGCGTCACCACAGACCACCACATGGCTTGTGGAATAGATCCAAAATGTTCAGGTTGAGCTTTATGCTCAACAAAGTACAATACCCCTGCCGCCATAATAATCAGGATAGAAAGGATAAAGAGCACCGCCTGGAAGGAGCCTTTTTCTCGTTTAATCACCGCCAGTAAAATCTGCAGTGAAATAAAATAACGCGTCAGTTTGAGTAAACGCAGTAATCGCAATACACGCAAGAAACGCAAATCAAAAGGGACGAAATAATTAATAAATGCCGGTAAAATAGCGATGAGATCAATTATTGCTCCCCAGCTCATCAACCATTGAAGGCGTTGCTTCCAAGCAGGTTGTTCAGCATCCTGTTCTGAAATGCTCCACAGTCTCAACAAAAATTCAATCGAAAAGATCCCAATCGACATCAATTCAAAATGATCAAAATACCATTGATAGGCTAGATAAAACTGATTAACCGATTCAAAGATGACAGCCGCCACATTGGTTACAATCAGACCAATCAAAAAATAGTTTAAGACACGACTGAAAAATGAATCGTATTGTTCATTTTCTAAATGGTTATAGACCCAACGACGAAAAGATGACCAAGCAAAAAGTTTCATTGATTATTAGGGATGATTGCTTGCAGAAAATAGTAATCGCGTTCCCTATCCCAACACAATAAAAAATCGCTTAGACATTCGCTATTTGTCTATTTTTATGTTCTAATGGCCTCAGTTTGAGATGAGCCTCTTACAGTATATAAGCTCAGACTTATATACGACTAGCCCCTAACCATGGGGCTTTTTAATGTCTAAAAATAAATACTCATACTTCATTAATGTAAAGAATCATAGTTTTTTAGATAGACAATTGGACCAAAAATCATGATTCAAATGTTTTAAATTAGAAGATATAACTAGGATTTAGTTCTAAAAATATAAAAAATAGCAATATTTATTCAAATGGATCTGGCAACTGATCAAGAATATCCTGTTTATCACAGTGCTTAAAAAAGAAGTATAACGTAGAGTCAATTATTCTCATTCTTTTGCCTGATCTATCATAATCGACAAATGGTGGTTTAATGTTAGAGTCTAATTGATGTTTTGTAATGTTATTTAAAAATGTTGCTAGATCACTAGATCTTATATCTTCACGGTTTCGATGATGAACAGATCTAATTTTTTCTAAAAGCTCAGTATTAGATAAACCATTTTCTAAAGACAAAAATTCTTGTGACAATAAAACTTTAATAAAATAATAAGGGAAAGCTAAAGCAAGTTTACCACTTTGATTACTTGTTTTACGTTTAACTATCGAAAATGATTCAAAACTCCGAATATGTCTTGTACCATATTCTTCACTTTTTCTACGAATAGCCTCTTCGAGATTTTTTGGTGTAATAATAACCTTAGTATTTGATGTTTCCAGCACTCCTGCATCAATACAACAATTTTTACATACTTCTTGAACAACCCCTACGCTATCAAAACAGCTATTAATCAACTCATCCTTAACTTGTGAAAAATCAACATTTAATAACTCTTCTCCTTTTTGTATTACTCTTTCAAAATCTTGCTTTTTCCACGGTTCTACAGCTATTTCTGTAATACGGTCTACCAAATCACCGTTAAATTGTGAAAGACGATTTACTTCCCTCCAAATACCTAGAATAATAAAAATTATTCCTTCATCTTGAAACACACGTAAATCATAAGATAACTGTTCCTGAACTTCTAAAGTTAAGTAATGGAAATTTTCAAGAACTAAAAACTTATTAATTTTAAATTTTCTTAATATTTCTGATACATCTTGTGCGAGATTTAAATCATACCCTATAAAGTTTTCTTTAATAGCAGTTGTGGAAGATTGTTTATCTGATAATTCTCCTCCTGCTTTAGCATCAGCAATAAATGGAATTCGAATCCCTCCACTTCCATTAATTTTACCACCACTTTCTTTACTATCAGTTGTAGTAGAACTCTCAACAAAAGTAATTTCCATTTGTCTTAAAATCGATTTATAGATATCTATTCTATTAGTCTGCGGCGAACACTCTACTTTAACGTATTGATCTCTTTCTAAATTATTTAAAATTAAAGAAGTCTTCCCTTGTTTTGAAGATCCATATACTACAATCTCATTGCCATCTGTTATAGCTTCTTTAAAAGCATTATCAACCTCTAATCTTTCAATATATGACTTAACTAATTTACTTCTCACACCAAATACATCAGAGAGCTTATTTATTTCCATTTTATTCTCAATAAGATAAGGGCTGATTAATCAGCCCTTATTCTTAACTCAATTTAAATTATTTTTCAATAAATTAAGACAATTGAGCCGCAGCAATTTTCTTGGTATCTACTTCGCCAGCTTCAGAAGTATATTCTTCCATTTTGTCGAAGTTCAAATACTTGTAGATGTCTGAAGCCATGCTGTCGATTTGCGCAGCATATTGTTGATATTCTTCCGGAGTAGGAAGTTTACCCAATACAGCAGCAACAGATGCAAGCTCAGCAGACGCCAAGTATACGTTAGAACCTTGACCTAAACGGTTCGGGAAGTTACGGGTAGAAGTCGAAACAACAGTCGTGTTCGGTGCTACACGTGCTTGGTTACCCATACACAATGAACAGCCTGGCATTTCAGTACGTGCGCCAGCTTTACCGTAGATGTTGTAGAAACCTTCTTCCATCAACTGGTGTTGGTCCATACGAGTCGGAGGAGCCAACCATAAACGAGTAGACAATGAACCACTTGGTACTTTATCTAGAAGTTTACCCGCTGCGCGGAAGTGACCGATGTTAGTCATACAAGAACCGATGAACACTTCATCAATTTTGTCGCCTTGAACTTCAGAAAGAAGTTTTGCATCGTCTGGATCGTTCGGGCAGCAAAGGATTGGTTCTTTGATGTCAGCAAGGTCGATTTCATACACTTTGGTGTATTCAGCGTCAGCATCTGCTTTGATCAGACTTGGATTCGCCAACCATTTTTCCATGTTTTCAACACGGCGTGCCATAGTACGCGCATCGCCATAACCTTCTGCGATCATCCACTTCAACATGGTGATGTTAGAACGTAGGTATTCAGCAACTTTCTCTTCAGAAAGCGTGATTGAACAGCCTGCAGCAGAACGTTCAGCAGAAGCATCAGAAAGTTCGAATGCTTGCTCAACAGTTAGGTCAGTTTCCATTTCAGACAAGTCGATCTCAAGGATACGACCAGAGAAGATGTTCTTCTTACCTTTTTTCTCTACAGTCAAGTCACCCGCTTTGATTGCGTAGTAAGGGATCGCATGTACGAGGTCACGTAGTGTGATACCAGGCTGCATTTTACCCTTGAACTTCACAAGTACAGACTCAGGCATGTCAAGAGGCATAACACCCGTTGCAGCTGCGAATGCAACTAGACCAGAACCCGCTGGGAATGAAATACCGATTGGGAAACGAGTATGTGAGTCACCACCAGTACCTACGGTATCAGGAAGCAACATACGGTTTAACCAAGAGTGGATAATACCGTCACCTGGACGAAGAGAAACACCACCACGGTTCATGATGAAGTCTGGTAGTGTGTGATGCATCGTTACGTCAACTGGTTTTGGATACGCAGCAGTGTGACAGAAAGATTGCATTACGAGGTCAGCAGAGAAGCCCAAGCAAGCCAAGTCTTTTAACTCATCACGAGTCATTGGACCAGTCGTATCTTGAGAACCTACAGTTGTCATTTTCGGTTCGCAGTAAGTACCTGGACGAACACCTTGACCTTCAGGAAGACCACATGCGCGACCTACCATCTTCTGAGCTTGAGTGAAGCCTTTACCAGAGTCAGCAGGTTGTACTGGAGTACGGAACAATGTAGATGGTGCTAGACCCAAAGCTTCACGTGCTTTAGCAGTCAAACCACGGCCGATGATCAAGTTAATACGACCACCTGCACGCACTTCGTCTAGAAGTACTGGAGTTTTCAATTCAGCTTCAGCAATTTGCTCGCCGTTTTTGAACGCAGTAACTTTAGCTGCAGCACGATCGATTTTAAGGGTAATTTCATCACCCATGTTCATGTTAGAAACATCGATCTCAACTGGCAATGCACCCGCATCTTCCATGGTGTTAAAGAAGATCGGCGCAATTTTACCACCTAGGCAGTAACCACCTTCTTTTTTGTTTGGAATGTGCGCGATTTCGTCACCGAAGAACCAAAGCACAGAGTTAGTTGCAGACTTACGAGAAGAACCTGTACCAACAACGTCGCCCACGTAAGCAACTTGGTTGCCTTTCGCGATCAATTCTTTGATTTGGCTCAATGGACCAACTTCACCTGGTTTTTCAGGGTTGATACCATCACGTTCGTTTTTCAACATTGCATTTGCGTGCAATGGAATGTCTGGACGGCTCCATGCGTCTTGTGCAGGTGACAAGTCGTCAGTGTTGGTTTCGCCAGTCACTTTGAAAACGGTCAGTTTGATTTCTTCTGGAACGTCTGCACGGTTTGTAAACCATTCAGCATCAGCCCAAGACTGAAGTACAGCTTGTGCATTTGCATTGCCTGCTTTTGCTTTATCAGCAACGTCATGGAATGCATCAAATACTAGAAGCGTTTTTTTCAATGCTTCAGCAGCTAGGCCAGCCAATTCTGCATTGTCTAGCAATTCAACAAGAGGTGCTACGTTGTAACCACCAAGCATAGTGCCAAGTAAGTAAACTGCACGTTCTTTAGAAACAAGTGGAGAAACAGCTTCACCTTTTGCAACAGCAGCCAAGAAAGCAGCTTTTACATAAGCAGCTTGGTCAACACCTGCAGGAACACGGTTTTCAAGCAAATCTACTAAGAATGCTTCTTCACCCGCTGGTGGATTTTTTAATAATTGGACCAACTCAGCAGTTTGAGCATCATCAAGTGGCTTCGGTGGGACTCCGAGTGCGGCACGTTCTGCAACGTGTTGGCGGTAAGCTTCTAGCACGGTTTATTCCTCTTTTTAAAAAATTACTTGTAAATTCCAGCTTTGTATAAGCTTCACAAGCAATATGGACTGCAAAATTCTACTAAAATTCCAGTTAAAAGTTAATGCAAGCAGCGTGTTTCTTTGTGATGCCCGTTATTTTATATCTAAATGATGTTCATATTGATGATGGAATAAGCGGTCATACTCAAATCTTGCACTTTACCTTGCAACATTTACCCTTTGTACTGGATTTCACACATAAAAAAGGCAACACATGTTGCCTTGTTTTCGTTTTAAACCATATACCACTTTAGTGAACCGTGGTTGCGTCAAGATAGCTTTTCAAGGCTTCGCGATCACCACAAAATCTCACCTGAATTTCATCCTCATGCCACATACTGTGGTCTGCACTGGCGAAAGAAATTTTAACTTGATATAACTTGGCCTGTTCATCAATCACACTATCAATTTCGACCTGATCCCCCAAGCTTAAAACGTAATGGCTGCCTCCAATGACCATAACGCCTTTCTCATCTTCCAAGAGCAAATCTGAATTATGCAGATAACCTACCACTTTCATTGTTCGCTCCTTATGATCATTAAAATTTAGTTCATTATTGATGATTTATCAGACACTTTCACCTTTTAGTATCGAGCTAAATGTGACAATTTATGTGCAATATCTGCTTAGGCTATTTTATTGCTCGCAAAAATAAACCGTTCTTAGAACGGCTTATAATTTGGCATCTTGTCATGAGCGGTTTTTAAACAGCGCTGATACGCTTTTTCCTTAAATTGCTCACGGAAAGTATCTTTATCCTGTTTCACTTCAGCATCAGAATACTGATAGGCCTCATCAATCAACTGCATCACCATTTTTTTGATGATTGGATCCTGAACCTGATTGGCATGTGTGACTGCCTGATCTTTTGGAATAATATTTTGGCGATCCAGCATAATAGAGCGTGCTGCATTGCCAATACTTTTACAGTAGCCCTGCCATTGCTCTTCCGGGGTAAGCGGCTTTTTCTCAGCACAACCGACCAATGCCACCATTACACCTAAAACCAAGAATTTTTTCATTGTCTTACTCCTGCTGCGCACTCATCATACCGCAATGCAGCACTTTGTGTAGAGGCAAAGAAAAAATTGCTCTGAAATTCAACTCACACATCCTGCAGGTACGAATAGTGGAACTGAATGAATTCAGTATTTTTTAACTCAATCTTGAAATGACGTTGGGAATACTCTGCTGCAAACACTGTCTGAGCAATACATGATCTTAAAATAAAACGACTGAGCCAATCGATTGACTCAGTCGTTCCAAGATTAATCCTACACCAAGCACTTGAGTGATAACCTAAGACCATCCAGAAGCCTATTGTGCTTTTAATGATCCTTTTATGCCTTGTTAAAATAGTTAAAAGGCAACTTCAGATAACGTATACCATTGGCTTCCGGCTCAGGGAATTTACCCCCATCCATATTGACCTGAATCGACGGTAAAATCAGTTTCGGCATCGCCAATGTGGCATCACGCTGCTGACGCATTTCCACAAATTGCTGTTTAGGTGTGTCCTGCTTCAGATGGATATTGCTGGTCTTTTGCGTTTTGATGTCGGTTTCACAAACGTAATGGTCACGCCCTTCCGGCTTGTAGTCATGGCACAGAAAAACACGCGTGTGCTCTGGCAATTCATACAAACGTTGTACCGAGTCAAACAAGATCGATGCACTACCTTTCGGGAAGTCACAACGTGCTGTTCCATAGTCTGGCATAAACAGGGTATCACCAACAAACACCGCATCACCGATCACATAGCTCAGACAGGCCGGTGTATGTCCCGGTGTCGGAATGTTATAGGCTTGCAGCTCACCAATCTGGAAATGCTCATAGTCATCAAACAGATAATCAAAGGATTGGTGCGAATTAAAATATTTGATGTCCAGATTATAAATCGCACTAAAGGTTTCCTGCACGACGGCAATTTTGTTGCTCATCGCGATCTGGCCACCTAGTTGCTCCTTGAGATACTGCGATGCTGTCATGTGATCAGCATGCACATGCGTTTCAAGAATCCACTGTACGCTCAAGCCTTCACGCTGCACATACTTAATAATCTGGTCTGCATGCGTAGTGGTGGTGGTGGCAGAGGCCGGATCATAGTCCAGCACGCTGTCGATAATCGCACATTTTTTGCTTGTTGGATCGATCACCACATAGCTAAAGGTGTTGGTGGCATCATCAAAAAAATCTTGTACGATCGGTTTTAACTGCGTCATGAACGGCCTCCTAACAATTGACGGTGAATCATGACCCCGGCAAACATCGCAAGGATAAAATACAGGGCTTCATAATGAC
This portion of the Acinetobacter sp. GSS19 genome encodes:
- a CDS encoding bifunctional aconitate hydratase 2/2-methylisocitrate dehydratase, with translation MLEAYRQHVAERAALGVPPKPLDDAQTAELVQLLKNPPAGEEAFLVDLLENRVPAGVDQAAYVKAAFLAAVAKGEAVSPLVSKERAVYLLGTMLGGYNVAPLVELLDNAELAGLAAEALKKTLLVFDAFHDVADKAKAGNANAQAVLQSWADAEWFTNRADVPEEIKLTVFKVTGETNTDDLSPAQDAWSRPDIPLHANAMLKNERDGINPEKPGEVGPLSQIKELIAKGNQVAYVGDVVGTGSSRKSATNSVLWFFGDEIAHIPNKKEGGYCLGGKIAPIFFNTMEDAGALPVEIDVSNMNMGDEITLKIDRAAAKVTAFKNGEQIAEAELKTPVLLDEVRAGGRINLIIGRGLTAKAREALGLAPSTLFRTPVQPADSGKGFTQAQKMVGRACGLPEGQGVRPGTYCEPKMTTVGSQDTTGPMTRDELKDLACLGFSADLVMQSFCHTAAYPKPVDVTMHHTLPDFIMNRGGVSLRPGDGIIHSWLNRMLLPDTVGTGGDSHTRFPIGISFPAGSGLVAFAAATGVMPLDMPESVLVKFKGKMQPGITLRDLVHAIPYYAIKAGDLTVEKKGKKNIFSGRILEIDLSEMETDLTVEQAFELSDASAERSAAGCSITLSEEKVAEYLRSNITMLKWMIAEGYGDARTMARRVENMEKWLANPSLIKADADAEYTKVYEIDLADIKEPILCCPNDPDDAKLLSEVQGDKIDEVFIGSCMTNIGHFRAAGKLLDKVPSGSLSTRLWLAPPTRMDQHQLMEEGFYNIYGKAGARTEMPGCSLCMGNQARVAPNTTVVSTSTRNFPNRLGQGSNVYLASAELASVAAVLGKLPTPEEYQQYAAQIDSMASDIYKYLNFDKMEEYTSEAGEVDTKKIAAAQLS
- the pgaB gene encoding poly-beta-1,6-N-acetyl-D-glucosamine N-deacetylase PgaB, encoding MNFPLLKKTMLALGITCFAFGANAQTTPQKPSSTSDQLIVISYHEVVSHADRPLIPSYAVSVEQLTQHLNTLKQHGYHFVSVDQVLAAHKGKQPLPEHAVMLTFDDGYKTFYKNAFPVLKSMKIPAVIAVVGKWVEPKDTQPVDFAGEQQARDKFLSWQEMKTMQDSGLIEVASHSYDLHKGINANPQHDSEAAAIVHAYHDHTHSYESDAQYNQRIFKDLKTNNQLLRQHGLKSPRVMVWPYGRYNSFVVKTAAQLGMPITMTLDDGINHVQSSLGALTRVLVDRDMDAKALQTEIQSRQLNQTDNNRPQKIMHVDLDYIYDKDPAQQERNLGVLLDRINAMKVNTVYLQAFSDPDGNGSADLVYFPNRHIPLRADLFNHVAWSIQTRTAVRRVYAWMPIMAWEFPKNEPAAQDRVETEQGPQQDRLNMGYLRVSPFSPRVRRVVTEIYQDLAKSTPFNGLLFHDDMTLSDYEDVSPIAKTVYAQNGMSTDFVKVRQDDQQLQKWTAFKTSYLDNFAKSLVTEVRRYQPFLMTARNLYAQVALKPYAENWYSQSLEESLKNYDFTAIMAMPYMENVAQPDQFYAEMLDRVKQYPEGLKKTVFELQTVDWRNQQKIPSTEIANTINSLYQQGAIHVAYYPDDPIQEHPDPAIVSKAFDQKSNSMVP
- a CDS encoding MBL fold metallo-hydrolase is translated as MTQLKPIVQDFFDDATNTFSYVVIDPTSKKCAIIDSVLDYDPASATTTTTHADQIIKYVQREGLSVQWILETHVHADHMTASQYLKEQLGGQIAMSNKIAVVQETFSAIYNLDIKYFNSHQSFDYLFDDYEHFQIGELQAYNIPTPGHTPACLSYVIGDAVFVGDTLFMPDYGTARCDFPKGSASILFDSVQRLYELPEHTRVFLCHDYKPEGRDHYVCETDIKTQKTSNIHLKQDTPKQQFVEMRQQRDATLAMPKLILPSIQVNMDGGKFPEPEANGIRYLKLPFNYFNKA
- a CDS encoding ion transporter, translating into MKLFAWSSFRRWVYNHLENEQYDSFFSRVLNYFLIGLIVTNVAAVIFESVNQFYLAYQWYFDHFELMSIGIFSIEFLLRLWSISEQDAEQPAWKQRLQWLMSWGAIIDLIAILPAFINYFVPFDLRFLRVLRLLRLLKLTRYFISLQILLAVIKREKGSFQAVLFILSILIIMAAGVLYFVEHKAQPEHFGSIPQAMWWSVVTLTTVGYGDVTPVTDLGKILGAIITILGVGIAALPAGILATGLANELNLRNQLLEQQFREALLSQKVDLVRDQATIEQIRRQIGLPYHQTHEIIVHLMREHLIESNQKLKNFSYQYCPNCGEKVTKDTDIDSCMG